The DNA region TTATTAACGCAGTCCCGCGCGTTCAGCGACGAGCAATTCGATCGCCGTCCAGTCCATCCCGCTGCGGCCTTTCGCGATGGAATCGGTCAACCGTTCGTGGAGCAGCTCGGCCAGCGCCATCGGCACTCTCGCCGAGTCGGCGGCGCCCTTCACCAGTTTGACATCTTTCATCCCCAGCGCGAGCTGGAAACCTGCCGGCTCGTAAGCCCGGTTGGCGACGATTCGGCCGTAATTCTGGTAGATCGGGCAGCTAAACAGCGTCTCGCCGAAGAAGGAGGCCACCGCCGCGCGGTCGACGCCGTTCTTCTCGGCCAGGGCGAACGCCTCGGACATCGCCTCGACGGCGGACAGGATCATGAAGTTGCCGCAAAGCTTGACGAGGTTCGCCGCGCCGGGGTCGTCTCCGAAA from Thermodesulfobacteriota bacterium includes:
- a CDS encoding NAD-binding protein, which codes for FGDDPGAANLVKLCGNFMILSAVEAMSEAFALAEKNGVDRAAVASFFGETLFSCPIYQNYGRIVANRAYEPAGFQLALGMKDVKLVKGAADSARVPMALAELLHERLTDSIAKGRSGMDWTAIELLVAERAGLR